A genomic stretch from Cloacibacterium caeni includes:
- a CDS encoding DUF4268 domain-containing protein has protein sequence MFSKEEAAKIKKEFWTSFGKSFPKKWILYDTKIKDFAFKFYCDNKKAEVSIDIEMKDEIFRNAYYEKLWSLEGILEDELKCEVYKDEFYVLENGKVISRFWVEKHGVSIYNKNTWREIFEFFVEKMTAFEMVYYEYEEFIKDV, from the coding sequence ATGTTCAGCAAAGAAGAAGCTGCTAAAATAAAAAAGGAATTTTGGACCAGTTTCGGCAAGTCGTTTCCGAAGAAATGGATTTTGTACGATACTAAAATCAAAGACTTCGCTTTTAAATTCTATTGTGATAACAAAAAAGCCGAAGTTTCTATAGACATTGAAATGAAAGATGAAATCTTCCGAAATGCTTATTACGAGAAGCTTTGGTCTCTCGAAGGAATTTTAGAAGATGAACTGAAATGCGAGGTGTATAAAGACGAATTCTACGTCTTAGAAAACGGAAAAGTGATTTCTAGATTTTGGGTAGAAAAACATGGCGTTTCCATCTACAATAAAAACACTTGGCGAGAAATTTTCGAATTCTTTGTCGAAAAAATGACCGCTTTTGAAATGGTGTATTATGAATATGAGGAGTTTATAAAAGATGTGTAA
- a CDS encoding nucleotidyltransferase substrate binding protein: protein MERDIRWIQRFSNYKKALEKLQQSIEYIREDYQNEEDNLDEVLDEMMKEGLIQRFEYTHELAWNVMKDYAYYQGNTEIGGSRDATREAFKMNLIKNGHLWMEMIQNRNRTSHTYDKETAEEIYAAIINQYYDAFEDFKKTMQEKLDRNKQIDLF, encoded by the coding sequence ATGGAAAGAGATATAAGATGGATTCAGCGTTTTTCTAATTATAAAAAAGCGCTAGAAAAACTTCAGCAATCAATAGAATACATTAGAGAAGATTATCAAAATGAGGAAGATAATTTAGATGAAGTATTAGATGAAATGATGAAAGAAGGATTAATCCAACGTTTTGAATATACTCATGAGTTAGCATGGAACGTAATGAAAGATTATGCCTATTATCAAGGAAATACAGAAATAGGAGGTTCTAGAGATGCAACCAGAGAAGCATTTAAAATGAATTTAATAAAAAATGGACATCTCTGGATGGAAATGATACAGAACAGAAATAGAACTTCTCACACGTATGACAAAGAAACCGCAGAAGAAATCTATGCAGCAATCATTAATCAATATTATGATGCATTTGAAGATTTTAAGAAAACAATGCAAGAAAAATTAGACCGAAATAAACAAATAGATTTGTTTTAA
- a CDS encoding nucleotidyltransferase domain-containing protein — MMKFGLLDTEIENIHKIFSQNQEIEKVIIFGSRAKGNYRNNSDIDLVIFGNINLRILNQINIELDNLLLPYTFDLLIYKNIENEEVKEHIKRCGIIFYKK, encoded by the coding sequence ATGATGAAATTTGGACTTTTAGATACCGAAATTGAAAATATTCACAAAATTTTTTCTCAAAATCAAGAGATAGAAAAAGTTATTATTTTTGGTTCACGAGCCAAAGGAAATTACCGTAATAACTCTGATATAGATTTGGTGATTTTTGGTAACATAAATCTTAGAATTTTAAATCAAATCAATATTGAATTAGATAATTTATTATTACCTTATACTTTTGATTTATTGATTTATAAAAACATTGAAAATGAAGAAGTAAAAGAACATATTAAGAGATGTGGCATCATATTTTATAAAAAATAA
- the kbl gene encoding glycine C-acetyltransferase — protein MISEKYLKHLQNELENIENDGLYKRERIITSQQSAEIVANGKSLLNFCANNYLGLSNHPEVMKASQDIIASHGYGMSSVRFICGTQDIHKELEAKISEFLGTEDTILYAAAFDANGGVFEPLFTEEDAIISDELNHASIIDGVRLCKAARYRYKNNNMEDLEAQLIEASKQNHRFKIIVTDGVFSMDGIVADLKGVCDLAEKYDALVMVDDSHATGFIGKTGRGTHEANEVMGRVDIITSTLGKALGGALGGFTSGKKEIIDMLRQRSRPYLFSNSLAPGIVGAALKVLEMLSKDTSLRDKVMENAEYFRTEMKAKGFDIPDGDAAIVPVMLYDAKLAQTFAEKMMENGVYVIGFFYPVVPKGKARIRVQLSAGHTREHLDKAITAFEKVGKELGVIS, from the coding sequence ATGATTTCAGAAAAATACCTTAAACACTTACAAAACGAGCTAGAAAATATCGAAAATGACGGATTGTACAAGCGTGAAAGAATCATTACTTCACAACAATCTGCAGAAATTGTAGCCAATGGAAAATCATTATTGAATTTCTGTGCCAATAATTATTTGGGACTTTCTAACCATCCAGAAGTGATGAAAGCATCTCAAGATATCATTGCTTCTCATGGTTACGGAATGTCATCGGTACGTTTTATCTGCGGAACTCAGGATATTCATAAAGAATTAGAAGCGAAAATTTCTGAATTTTTAGGAACAGAAGATACCATTTTGTATGCTGCAGCTTTTGATGCAAATGGTGGGGTGTTTGAACCGCTTTTCACTGAAGAAGATGCTATTATTTCAGATGAATTAAACCACGCTTCTATTATTGATGGAGTTCGTCTTTGTAAAGCAGCGAGATACAGATATAAAAATAATAACATGGAAGATTTAGAAGCACAACTTATTGAAGCTTCTAAACAAAATCACCGTTTTAAAATCATCGTAACAGATGGAGTTTTCTCAATGGACGGAATCGTGGCAGATTTAAAAGGTGTTTGCGATTTAGCAGAGAAATATGATGCGTTGGTAATGGTTGACGATTCTCACGCAACAGGTTTCATCGGTAAAACAGGTCGTGGAACGCATGAAGCCAATGAAGTGATGGGAAGAGTAGATATTATTACTTCTACCTTAGGAAAAGCTTTGGGTGGCGCTCTTGGAGGTTTTACTTCGGGTAAAAAAGAAATTATCGACATGCTTCGTCAGCGTTCGCGTCCGTATTTATTTTCAAATTCTCTAGCTCCAGGAATTGTAGGAGCGGCTTTGAAAGTTCTAGAAATGCTTTCTAAAGATACTTCACTTCGTGATAAAGTCATGGAAAACGCAGAATATTTCCGTACGGAAATGAAAGCCAAAGGTTTTGATATTCCTGATGGTGATGCGGCGATTGTTCCGGTAATGTTGTACGATGCTAAATTGGCCCAAACTTTTGCAGAAAAAATGATGGAAAACGGCGTTTACGTCATTGGTTTCTTCTATCCAGTCGTTCCTAAAGGAAAAGCAAGAATTAGAGTTCAGCTTTCTGCGGGACATACCCGTGAACATTTAGATAAAGCAATTACTGCTTTCGAAAAAGTAGGAAAAGAATTAGGCGTAATTTCTTAA
- the dacB gene encoding D-alanyl-D-alanine carboxypeptidase/D-alanyl-D-alanine endopeptidase yields the protein MRELKRIVIAATVLMQTAVIAQTSSVSSNIYTEKSGIGSAGIEKPVLSPKEQLEENIEKMKKDPLLRNATWGFVVYDTKKKEVITGYNEDKPLIPASTTKLLSTDASMALLGGRFKWITQLEYSGTIDETGTLNGNLFVIGSGDPSMGTGKAGAWSYSQIISDYLAKISEAGIKKINGDIVVQTAVFQDVRLELPEKIVWLEHNNYYLPVGNTNNINPKNERIAVKAKSVFDTSKRYFYVSPYMHKMAFTEKFEANNLITKIPAAPALLANNLRASLIKNRIPISGKVINRVTDPNPEERQFLAKYSSPTMVDIIYFTNQKSDNALAESLLKTVGFYKTGNVSLESGRETIVRHLEEKRYDFDGLVLADGSGLSRANKVKPISQVKFLADVMKEKYYDDFLKSLPIAGETGTLRRMFKSGNNYGQIFAKTGTLNGVKCLAGYIKTRDGRILSFSLLINGYLGSVDQIKARMEQLLEPVIDL from the coding sequence ATGAGAGAATTGAAAAGAATAGTTATAGCTGCAACTGTGCTTATGCAAACCGCAGTTATTGCCCAAACTTCATCAGTTTCTTCTAATATATATACCGAAAAAAGTGGAATAGGAAGTGCTGGAATAGAAAAACCCGTGCTTTCTCCCAAAGAACAATTAGAAGAAAATATAGAAAAAATGAAAAAAGACCCTCTTTTGCGCAACGCAACTTGGGGTTTTGTAGTGTACGATACCAAAAAGAAAGAAGTAATCACCGGTTATAATGAAGACAAACCTTTGATTCCAGCTTCTACTACTAAATTGCTTTCTACCGATGCTTCTATGGCGCTTTTGGGAGGAAGATTCAAATGGATTACTCAATTAGAATATTCTGGAACCATTGATGAAACGGGAACGCTTAACGGAAATCTTTTCGTGATTGGCAGTGGTGATCCTTCTATGGGAACAGGAAAAGCAGGAGCGTGGTCTTATTCTCAAATCATCAGCGATTATTTAGCTAAAATTTCTGAAGCGGGAATTAAGAAAATTAATGGAGATATTGTAGTGCAAACTGCTGTTTTTCAAGATGTAAGATTAGAATTGCCCGAAAAAATAGTTTGGTTAGAGCATAACAATTACTATTTACCAGTAGGAAATACGAATAACATCAACCCAAAAAACGAGAGAATTGCCGTAAAAGCAAAATCTGTTTTTGACACTTCAAAAAGATATTTTTACGTTTCTCCTTATATGCACAAAATGGCTTTCACCGAAAAATTTGAAGCCAATAATTTAATTACGAAGATTCCAGCAGCTCCAGCGTTATTAGCCAATAATCTTAGAGCGAGTTTGATTAAAAATAGAATCCCTATTTCTGGAAAAGTCATCAATAGAGTGACTGACCCAAATCCTGAAGAAAGACAGTTTTTAGCGAAATATTCTTCGCCTACAATGGTGGATATTATTTACTTTACCAACCAAAAAAGTGATAATGCTTTAGCAGAATCTCTGTTGAAAACGGTAGGTTTTTACAAAACAGGAAATGTTTCTTTAGAATCGGGACGAGAAACCATCGTGAGACATTTAGAAGAAAAAAGATATGATTTTGATGGCTTAGTTTTAGCGGATGGAAGTGGTTTGTCGAGAGCAAATAAAGTAAAACCGATTTCTCAGGTGAAGTTTTTGGCAGATGTAATGAAAGAAAAATATTATGATGATTTCCTTAAATCTTTGCCGATTGCTGGAGAAACAGGAACACTGAGAAGAATGTTTAAATCGGGTAATAATTATGGTCAAATTTTTGCCAAAACAGGAACACTTAATGGGGTGAAATGTTTGGCAGGTTACATTAAAACAAGAGATGGAAGAATTCTTTCTTTTTCTTTGCTAATTAACGGTTATTTAGGCTCGGTAGACCAAATAAAAGCCAGAATGGAACAATTGCTAGAACCTGTGATAGATTTGTAG
- the priA gene encoding replication restart helicase PriA — MTFAQIILPLNLKGTFTYKVSEEFLSKIEVGMRVLVPFGGKKIYTGIVAEIHQNEPETFLPKEIHSLLDAEPIVPKQQLEFWNWLSEYYLCNIGEIYRFAFPSSLKLESETYLKRNPNKEIDWEVLDANETYLLQALEVKSLVSLSEIEAFIPKKEIVKTVKALIDEQLILIDEKIYEKYKAKEVAYLKIDENILGNLSEILQSLTKAKKQKDLFLTILEAQQTQNQPLRKSQFFENGVFNASHLRGLVEKNLVQEYYLQKDRIETYEGEIENLEKLSEVQEKALAEMNEGFREGKNVLLHGVTSSGKTHLYLEKIEETIANGKNVLFLLPEIALTKQIIQRLEKKYGKQLGFYHQKLTDFEKVEVWRKVKNNEIKILIGTRSSLFLPFQNLGLIIIDEEHDAAYKPREVKPFFNAKDAALVLANYYQAKAILGSATPSVESYYAAKNGKLKYVFLGERFGEVALPKHEIINFKEAQESKLSVGHFSQHLIDKISENLENKKQTIILHNRRGYANVVECESCGHVTYCSNCDVVMTYHKSTNELKCHYCGHKAQKPKICPKCQSTNLNTRGIGIEQIEEETQKIFKEAQVERMDVDSMRKKFAYEKLYEKIESGEAEIVVGTQMISKGLDFDNIELVAIPKADALLYVQDFRAEERAYQLITQVSGRAGRHSGKGKIYIQTYNPYHPLFELIKEENSAKIYEHFLKEREQFLYPPFVKLVLIELKHRKEEKLQRASQFLSSVLQKYLPLPCILGPEKAPIGKINLLYQYQILLKLPRGKKYQEYKDYVLKSLEEFEEITAYKSIKIDTFVDF; from the coding sequence TTGACTTTCGCACAAATTATTCTACCACTTAATCTCAAAGGGACTTTTACTTACAAAGTTTCCGAAGAATTTTTGTCGAAAATCGAAGTAGGAATGCGTGTTTTGGTTCCTTTTGGTGGAAAAAAAATCTATACAGGAATCGTTGCAGAAATTCATCAGAATGAACCTGAAACATTTTTGCCAAAAGAGATTCATTCATTGCTAGATGCAGAACCGATTGTTCCAAAACAGCAGTTAGAATTTTGGAATTGGCTTTCGGAATATTATCTCTGTAATATTGGCGAAATCTATCGTTTTGCGTTTCCAAGTTCTTTAAAATTAGAAAGTGAAACCTATCTGAAACGAAATCCGAATAAAGAAATAGACTGGGAAGTTCTAGACGCCAATGAAACCTACTTGTTGCAGGCTCTGGAAGTGAAAAGCCTCGTTAGTTTGTCTGAAATAGAAGCTTTTATTCCTAAAAAAGAAATCGTGAAAACGGTAAAAGCGCTCATAGACGAACAACTGATTTTAATAGACGAAAAAATCTACGAAAAATATAAAGCCAAAGAAGTAGCTTATCTTAAAATTGATGAAAATATTCTCGGCAATCTGTCAGAAATTCTGCAAAGTTTAACCAAAGCCAAAAAACAAAAAGATTTGTTTTTAACCATTTTGGAGGCTCAACAAACACAAAATCAACCGCTGCGAAAGTCTCAATTTTTTGAAAATGGAGTTTTCAATGCTTCGCATTTAAGAGGTTTGGTGGAGAAAAATTTGGTGCAAGAATATTACCTTCAGAAAGATAGAATCGAAACGTATGAAGGCGAAATAGAAAATCTGGAAAAACTTTCGGAAGTTCAAGAAAAAGCTTTAGCAGAAATGAATGAAGGTTTCCGTGAAGGCAAAAATGTTTTGCTTCATGGTGTTACCAGTTCAGGAAAAACGCATTTGTATCTGGAAAAAATAGAAGAAACCATTGCTAATGGTAAAAATGTGTTGTTTCTGCTTCCAGAGATTGCGTTGACCAAACAAATTATCCAAAGATTAGAAAAAAAATACGGAAAACAACTCGGTTTTTATCATCAAAAACTCACAGATTTCGAAAAGGTAGAAGTTTGGCGAAAAGTCAAAAATAATGAGATTAAAATCCTCATCGGAACCAGAAGTTCGCTGTTTCTTCCGTTTCAGAATTTAGGCTTAATCATCATTGATGAAGAGCATGATGCTGCTTACAAACCTCGTGAAGTAAAACCTTTTTTCAATGCCAAAGATGCCGCTTTGGTTTTGGCAAATTATTATCAAGCGAAAGCGATTTTGGGTTCTGCAACGCCTTCAGTAGAAAGTTATTACGCCGCCAAAAATGGTAAGTTAAAATACGTTTTCTTAGGAGAAAGATTTGGAGAAGTGGCTTTGCCAAAACATGAAATCATAAATTTCAAAGAAGCTCAAGAATCGAAACTTTCAGTAGGTCATTTTTCTCAGCATTTAATTGATAAAATTTCTGAAAATTTAGAAAATAAAAAGCAAACCATCATTCTGCACAACAGAAGAGGTTACGCAAACGTGGTAGAATGCGAAAGTTGCGGTCATGTTACCTATTGCAGCAATTGTGATGTGGTGATGACTTATCATAAATCTACCAATGAGCTGAAATGCCATTACTGTGGTCACAAAGCGCAAAAACCTAAAATCTGTCCGAAATGCCAAAGTACAAACCTCAATACTCGTGGAATTGGCATAGAACAGATAGAAGAAGAAACGCAGAAAATCTTTAAAGAAGCACAAGTAGAGAGAATGGATGTAGACAGTATGCGTAAGAAATTTGCCTACGAAAAACTCTACGAAAAAATAGAATCTGGAGAAGCCGAAATTGTGGTAGGAACGCAAATGATTTCTAAAGGTTTGGATTTTGATAATATAGAATTAGTGGCGATTCCTAAAGCAGATGCACTGTTGTATGTTCAGGATTTCAGAGCAGAAGAAAGAGCCTATCAATTGATTACGCAAGTTTCGGGAAGAGCGGGTAGACACTCTGGAAAAGGTAAAATTTATATCCAGACTTATAATCCTTATCATCCACTCTTTGAACTGATTAAAGAAGAAAATTCCGCAAAAATTTATGAGCATTTCCTCAAAGAAAGAGAACAATTTTTGTATCCACCTTTTGTGAAATTGGTTCTAATAGAACTCAAACATAGAAAAGAAGAAAAATTACAGAGAGCTTCTCAGTTTTTAAGTTCGGTTTTGCAAAAATATTTGCCTTTGCCATGTATTTTAGGGCCAGAAAAAGCACCGATTGGTAAAATAAATCTCTTGTATCAATATCAGATTTTGCTCAAATTACCAAGAGGCAAAAAGTACCAAGAATACAAGGATTACGTGCTGAAATCTCTCGAAGAATTCGAAGAAATTACTGCTTATAAAAGCATCAAAATAGATACGTTTGTTGATTTTTAA
- a CDS encoding proline dehydrogenase family protein has translation MSIFNDTKIAFAEKSTAQLEKAKWMFTAIKYPSLTNVGINVLNFTIKNNFPLVTDLVKTTLFEQFCGGETREQSMKVVDKMFKHHVGSIFDYAIEGKEEEAAFDTTCEEIKENIKFAIGNPAIPFVVFKPTGFGRLDLYADVSAGKELTSSEKEEWQRVRNRYEEVCKMAYDNKVILMIDAEESWMQDAVDHLVNEMMEKYNKEKAYIWNTIQMYRTGRLEYMAQDLERAKSKNYFLGYKFVRGAYMEKERERAAEKNYPDPIQPTKEATDDNYNAAVDFVLENLDRVAAFFGTHNEKSTELAMDKMQAKGLPHDHENIHFGQLYGMSDNITYYLGEKKYNVTKYLPYGPVKDVVPYLTRRAQENTSVAGQTGRELSLIQKELERRRKEK, from the coding sequence ATGTCAATTTTCAATGATACTAAAATTGCTTTTGCTGAAAAGTCAACAGCGCAACTAGAAAAAGCCAAGTGGATGTTTACCGCTATTAAATATCCAAGTCTTACGAATGTGGGAATTAACGTTTTGAATTTCACCATTAAAAACAATTTTCCTTTGGTAACAGATTTGGTGAAAACTACATTGTTTGAACAATTCTGTGGTGGCGAAACTCGTGAACAAAGCATGAAAGTGGTAGACAAAATGTTTAAGCATCATGTAGGAAGCATTTTTGATTATGCCATTGAAGGAAAAGAAGAAGAAGCGGCTTTTGATACAACTTGTGAAGAAATTAAAGAAAACATAAAGTTTGCAATTGGTAATCCTGCGATTCCTTTTGTGGTTTTTAAACCAACAGGTTTCGGTAGATTAGATCTTTATGCAGATGTTTCAGCGGGAAAAGAATTAACCAGTTCTGAAAAAGAAGAATGGCAGCGTGTAAGAAACCGTTATGAAGAAGTTTGCAAAATGGCTTATGACAATAAGGTAATTCTGATGATTGATGCAGAAGAATCTTGGATGCAAGATGCAGTAGACCATTTGGTAAACGAAATGATGGAGAAATACAACAAAGAGAAAGCCTACATCTGGAATACGATCCAAATGTACAGAACGGGAAGATTAGAATATATGGCTCAAGATTTAGAGCGTGCAAAATCTAAAAACTACTTCTTGGGATATAAATTTGTTCGTGGTGCATACATGGAAAAAGAAAGAGAGCGCGCTGCTGAAAAAAATTATCCAGACCCAATTCAGCCAACCAAAGAAGCTACCGATGATAATTATAATGCAGCAGTAGATTTTGTTTTAGAAAATTTAGATAGGGTAGCAGCGTTTTTTGGCACGCATAACGAGAAATCTACAGAATTAGCGATGGATAAAATGCAAGCCAAAGGTTTACCTCATGACCACGAAAATATCCATTTCGGTCAGTTGTACGGAATGAGTGATAACATTACCTATTACCTTGGCGAGAAAAAATACAATGTAACCAAGTATTTGCCTTACGGTCCAGTGAAAGATGTAGTGCCTTATCTTACCAGAAGAGCGCAGGAAAACACTTCTGTGGCAGGACAGACAGGTCGTGAACTATCATTAATCCAAAAAGAGTTAGAAAGAAGAAGAAAAGAAAAGTAA
- the aroB gene encoding 3-dehydroquinate synthase has translation MLSILDSEFSALNTFIQEKNPSQIFILVDENTHQHCLPTLLGNLDTDIHFEIIEIESGEDAKNISTVVQLWEILSDFEADRKSLLLNLGGGVITDLGGFVASTYKRGISFINIPTTLLAMCDASIGGKTGIDHQYLKNIVGTFAEAEHILVYPEFLKTLDFVELRSGFAEMLKHGLIADVSHWNDLITIEELTPENISPHIENSMMIKENVVVKDYKEKSLRKILNFGHTIGHAVESLCLKTHHVIPHGEAVALGMIIETKISELENLISPEKAQHIIENIQKYYPYISISAFSNEEIISLMLNDKKNDHGKINFSILEGLGKCNYDYKVSQEHIEQALEYYRNINA, from the coding sequence ATGCTTTCTATTTTAGACTCAGAATTTTCAGCACTTAATACGTTTATACAAGAAAAAAATCCTAGTCAGATATTTATATTGGTAGACGAAAACACTCATCAACATTGCCTCCCTACACTTTTAGGAAATCTAGATACCGATATTCACTTTGAAATTATAGAAATAGAATCAGGAGAAGATGCTAAAAATATTTCTACTGTGGTACAACTTTGGGAGATTTTATCAGATTTTGAAGCGGATAGAAAATCATTGCTTCTCAATTTAGGAGGTGGCGTGATTACCGATTTGGGCGGTTTCGTAGCTTCTACTTATAAGAGAGGAATTTCTTTCATCAATATTCCCACTACACTTCTAGCGATGTGTGATGCTTCTATTGGAGGAAAAACAGGAATAGACCACCAATATCTTAAAAATATTGTGGGAACCTTTGCTGAAGCAGAGCATATTTTGGTTTATCCAGAATTTTTAAAAACGCTGGACTTTGTAGAGTTAAGAAGTGGTTTTGCAGAAATGCTGAAACATGGATTAATTGCAGATGTTTCTCACTGGAATGATCTCATTACCATAGAAGAACTTACACCCGAAAATATTTCTCCGCATATCGAAAACTCTATGATGATTAAAGAAAATGTGGTGGTAAAAGATTACAAAGAAAAAAGTCTTAGAAAAATATTAAATTTTGGTCACACCATTGGTCACGCTGTGGAAAGTCTTTGCCTGAAAACACATCATGTCATTCCACATGGTGAAGCAGTAGCGCTCGGAATGATTATCGAAACTAAAATTTCGGAGTTAGAGAATCTTATTTCACCAGAAAAAGCACAACACATTATTGAAAATATTCAAAAATACTATCCATATATTTCGATTTCTGCATTTAGCAATGAAGAGATAATCTCACTGATGCTCAATGACAAAAAGAATGACCATGGAAAGATTAATTTCTCTATTCTAGAAGGTTTAGGCAAATGCAACTATGACTACAAAGTAAGTCAAGAGCATATAGAACAAGCATTAGAGTATTACAGAAACATCAATGCATAA
- a CDS encoding porin family protein, translating into MKKLFLTAAVAVSSLTFAQQFGAKAGMNVSTISDEGFDDTKSKVGYYAGVFMNVPVSESFSIQPEVLYNNLGSKVSSTVLGTTYSSTLNLDYVAVPVMFQYKATPQFYLEAGPEFGFLVNAKQKFDNGSSSTVTELDKEDFNSFNMGVGLGLGFDISKNVGLNARYVAGFSDITKESGPSTDSKNKNNAFQVGLNIKF; encoded by the coding sequence ATTAAAAAATTATTTTTAACCGCTGCAGTAGCAGTAAGCTCATTGACATTTGCACAGCAATTCGGAGCAAAAGCAGGTATGAACGTTTCAACTATTTCAGACGAAGGATTTGATGACACAAAATCAAAAGTAGGTTACTACGCAGGTGTATTCATGAACGTTCCAGTATCAGAATCATTTAGCATTCAACCAGAAGTTTTATATAACAATTTAGGCTCTAAAGTATCTTCTACCGTATTAGGAACTACTTATTCTTCTACCCTTAACCTAGATTACGTAGCAGTTCCAGTGATGTTCCAATACAAAGCTACTCCACAGTTTTACTTAGAAGCAGGTCCAGAATTTGGATTTTTAGTAAACGCTAAACAAAAATTTGACAATGGTTCTTCTTCAACAGTAACAGAATTGGATAAAGAAGACTTCAATAGCTTCAACATGGGAGTTGGTTTAGGTTTAGGATTTGACATTTCTAAAAATGTAGGGCTTAACGCAAGATATGTAGCTGGTTTCAGTGATATCACTAAAGAATCAGGACCTTCAACTGACTCGAAAAACAAAAACAATGCTTTTCAAGTTGGTTTAAATATAAAGTTCTAA
- a CDS encoding porin family protein, translating into MKKIFLGLTVLASSLTFAQQFGVKAGLNLSDISNTSTAVDTKMKTGFYAGVTATFPITESYSIKPELVYNQMGAKTDLYDFGGIIGQVSTTTKLDYLSLPIMLQYNLPSNLYLEVGPEFSYMLSANQSLNTIITPSTNINMDYLNRFNVGAGVGAGLKINENLGINARYTFGLTGIGKDGNVTDYFLSNSKNNNLQVGLDFNF; encoded by the coding sequence ATGAAAAAAATATTTTTGGGATTAACCGTTTTAGCAAGTTCACTTACTTTTGCTCAACAATTTGGAGTAAAAGCAGGTCTTAACTTATCCGACATTTCTAATACTTCTACCGCAGTAGACACGAAAATGAAAACTGGATTTTATGCAGGTGTAACAGCTACTTTCCCGATTACAGAATCTTACAGCATTAAACCAGAATTGGTGTACAACCAAATGGGCGCAAAAACCGATTTATATGATTTTGGAGGAATTATCGGTCAGGTTTCTACAACTACTAAACTAGATTACCTTTCATTACCAATTATGTTACAGTATAATTTGCCAAGTAATTTATATTTAGAAGTTGGACCAGAGTTTAGCTACATGCTTTCGGCAAACCAAAGTTTAAACACCATTATCACACCTTCTACCAACATTAATATGGATTACTTAAACCGATTTAATGTAGGAGCTGGAGTTGGCGCTGGACTTAAAATCAATGAAAATTTAGGCATCAATGCTCGTTATACATTCGGTTTAACAGGAATTGGAAAAGATGGAAACGTAACCGATTATTTCTTAAGCAATTCTAAGAATAATAACTTGCAAGTAGGTCTTGATTTCAACTTTTAG